The Streptomyces europaeiscabiei genome window below encodes:
- a CDS encoding MFS transporter gives MSSTVSDTPTGTAPTAPLPTTDPPHRHRWWILAVIGLAQLMVVLDATIVNIALPSAQQDLDFSDGDRQWIVTAYALAFGSLLLLGGRIADLFGRKLTFLVGLVGFAGASAIGGAAGSFEMLVAARAGQGLFGALLAPAALSLLTTTFTDPKERGKAFGVYGAIAGAGGAVGLLLGGVLTEHLDWRWTLYVNLFFAAVAFVGGMILLGRSSRDKTAKIDVPGALLVSAGLFCLVYGFSNAESHDWSSPATWGFLLAGAVLLAAFTVWQTRSPHPLLPLRVLLDRNRGASFVSVLIIGAGMFGVFLFLTYYLQQSLGYTPIETGLAFLPMITGLMLTSTLASTTLVPRIGPKPVVPLGMGMAAAAMVWLTALDMNSSYTTGILPPLVLAGLGMGLIMAPAMSLATEGVAAEDAGVASAAVNTMQQIGGSLGTALLNTLSTSAAADYLVGRNPKDPAVVAQAGLEAYSTAYWWSAVFFVAGLVVSFLLYRRGAPVHDPDAAPVVHM, from the coding sequence ATGTCTTCCACCGTCTCCGACACACCGACCGGCACGGCTCCCACAGCACCGCTGCCGACCACCGACCCACCGCACCGCCATCGCTGGTGGATCCTCGCCGTCATCGGCCTGGCGCAGCTGATGGTGGTGCTGGACGCGACGATCGTGAACATCGCGCTGCCCTCGGCCCAGCAGGACCTGGACTTCTCGGACGGCGACCGGCAGTGGATCGTCACCGCCTACGCGCTCGCCTTCGGCAGTCTGCTGCTGCTCGGCGGGCGAATAGCGGACCTGTTCGGGCGGAAGCTGACGTTCCTGGTCGGCCTGGTGGGCTTCGCCGGTGCCTCCGCCATCGGCGGCGCGGCCGGCAGTTTCGAGATGCTCGTCGCCGCCCGGGCCGGGCAGGGCCTGTTCGGGGCGCTCCTCGCGCCGGCCGCGCTGTCGCTGCTGACCACGACGTTCACCGACCCCAAGGAACGCGGGAAGGCCTTCGGCGTCTACGGCGCGATCGCGGGGGCCGGCGGCGCCGTCGGCCTGCTGCTGGGCGGCGTACTGACCGAGCACCTCGACTGGCGCTGGACCCTGTACGTCAACCTCTTCTTCGCCGCCGTCGCCTTCGTCGGCGGGATGATCCTGCTCGGCCGCAGCAGCCGCGACAAGACCGCCAAGATCGACGTGCCCGGTGCCCTCCTGGTCTCCGCCGGACTGTTCTGCCTGGTCTACGGGTTCTCCAACGCCGAGAGCCACGATTGGAGTTCGCCTGCCACCTGGGGCTTCCTGCTCGCCGGGGCCGTCCTGCTCGCCGCGTTCACGGTGTGGCAGACCCGCTCCCCGCATCCGCTGCTGCCCCTGCGCGTCCTGCTCGACCGGAACCGCGGCGCGTCGTTCGTCTCCGTCCTGATCATCGGCGCGGGCATGTTCGGCGTCTTCCTCTTCCTCACCTACTACCTGCAGCAGAGCCTCGGCTACACGCCCATCGAGACCGGGCTGGCCTTCCTGCCCATGATCACCGGACTCATGCTGACCTCGACGCTGGCCTCCACGACACTCGTCCCGCGCATCGGTCCCAAGCCGGTGGTCCCGCTGGGCATGGGCATGGCCGCCGCCGCGATGGTCTGGCTGACCGCCCTCGACATGAACAGCTCCTACACCACCGGCATCCTGCCGCCGCTGGTTCTCGCCGGACTCGGCATGGGTCTGATCATGGCCCCCGCCATGAGCCTGGCCACCGAGGGTGTCGCCGCGGAGGACGCCGGTGTCGCCTCCGCCGCCGTCAACACGATGCAGCAGATCGGCGGTTCCCTCGGCACCGCCCTCCTCAACACGCTCTCCACCAGCGCCGCCGCGGACTACCTGGTCGGCAGGAACCCGAAGGACCCCGCCGTAGTCGCGCAGGCCGGGCTGGAGGCCTACTCCACGGCCTACTGGTGGTCCGCCGTCTTCTTCGTCGCCGGCCTGGTCGTCAGCTTTCTGCTCTACCGGCGCGGCGCCCCCGTCCACGACCCGGACGCCGCCCCCGTGGTCCACATGTGA
- a CDS encoding oxygenase MpaB family protein: MTAPHTSPTTTERAIGPTAGDALADAVVAELDLLGTPARQALDAGLRNGLASLHEPPPRAVAALLRQLESAPSGVDPLMLHRGDVVSLSVPPLWFGLCSITGTLAHTYASPAVAGRLARAGTPAAMAPRRLAGTGVWARQTMRPGGLLRGAPGHLATVQLRLLQARIRITAFERDREPTESAEGGASGRPSFARRRSPLAQDDDLARTWLGLTLVSFRALAAVGIEIGPEEERYLYRYWSYVAHLLGLDESLYGNVLDHTDAERLRGLLDARTAAPDENSRVLTTAMVDAQARAMAGAPGAVLSEEQLRYLIHSVLRQTFGDGTADRLGIPVPAATHLMPLIGKLNRQSRYWQTFSPASAGEARRRALQGPGPELIAAVLPVGRRNREAADRSGVPAA, from the coding sequence ATGACCGCACCCCACACATCCCCCACGACCACCGAGCGGGCGATCGGCCCCACGGCCGGCGACGCGCTCGCCGACGCCGTCGTCGCCGAACTGGACCTTCTCGGCACACCGGCTCGCCAGGCCCTCGACGCCGGCCTGCGCAACGGCCTGGCGAGCCTGCACGAGCCGCCGCCCCGGGCGGTGGCCGCGCTGCTGCGGCAGCTGGAATCCGCCCCCTCGGGCGTGGACCCTCTGATGCTGCACCGCGGTGATGTCGTGAGCCTGTCCGTGCCTCCGCTGTGGTTCGGGCTCTGCTCCATCACCGGCACGCTCGCCCACACCTACGCGTCCCCGGCCGTCGCGGGCCGCCTCGCCCGCGCGGGCACTCCGGCGGCCATGGCCCCACGCCGACTCGCCGGGACCGGCGTCTGGGCACGTCAGACCATGCGACCGGGAGGACTGCTGCGCGGCGCCCCGGGTCACCTGGCCACCGTCCAACTGCGGCTGCTCCAGGCCCGGATACGGATCACGGCGTTCGAGCGCGACCGCGAACCCACCGAATCCGCCGAGGGCGGCGCGTCCGGCCGGCCCTCCTTCGCCCGGCGGCGATCCCCGCTCGCGCAGGACGACGACCTGGCCCGTACGTGGCTCGGTCTCACCCTCGTGTCCTTCCGCGCCCTGGCCGCCGTCGGCATCGAGATCGGTCCCGAGGAGGAGCGCTACCTCTACCGCTACTGGTCGTACGTCGCCCATCTGCTCGGCCTTGACGAGAGCCTCTACGGAAACGTGCTCGACCACACCGACGCCGAGCGCCTCCGGGGCCTGCTGGACGCGAGGACGGCAGCGCCCGACGAGAACTCACGCGTGCTGACCACCGCCATGGTCGACGCGCAGGCCCGTGCGATGGCCGGGGCGCCGGGTGCCGTCCTCTCCGAGGAGCAACTGCGCTACCTCATCCACAGCGTGCTCCGGCAGACCTTCGGCGACGGGACCGCGGACCGGCTGGGCATCCCCGTCCCCGCCGCGACCCACCTGATGCCGCTGATCGGCAAGCTCAACCGCCAGTCCCGGTACTGGCAGACGTTCTCCCCGGCCTCGGCGGGAGAGGCCCGACGCCGAGCGCTCCAGGGACCCGGCCCCGAACTGATCGCGGCCGTTCTCCCCGTCGGTCGCCGGAACCGGGAAGCCGCCGATCGGTCCGGGGTTCCGGCGGCCTGA
- a CDS encoding TetR/AcrR family transcriptional regulator encodes MGARAESTRRPGRPGADTPAVPEEESVLQRGLEAFAELGYDRASARELARRLGVSHNFINDRYGSKAAFWRAVVDSALGPQLARLSEPDPSADDAENLRRLITAFYRSSADTPLVGRLFVDELNQDTERLDYLYDNYIGVVVGRMASSVDRLVAAGRMAPVPMDVLFFAIVPTVSGMLDVPLARRLGRTEHSSPERTAARAESLAALVLDGLLGTGREAGA; translated from the coding sequence GTGGGAGCAAGAGCCGAATCCACTCGAAGGCCGGGGCGCCCCGGCGCGGACACTCCCGCGGTGCCCGAGGAGGAGAGCGTTCTGCAGCGCGGCCTGGAGGCCTTCGCGGAGCTGGGCTACGACCGGGCGTCCGCCCGCGAACTGGCCCGCCGCCTGGGCGTCAGCCACAACTTCATCAACGACCGCTACGGCTCCAAGGCGGCGTTCTGGCGTGCGGTGGTGGACTCCGCCCTGGGGCCGCAGCTGGCCCGCCTGTCCGAGCCCGACCCCTCGGCCGACGACGCGGAGAACCTGCGGCGGCTCATCACCGCCTTCTACCGGTCCTCCGCGGACACCCCGCTGGTCGGCCGGCTCTTCGTCGACGAACTCAACCAGGACACCGAGCGGTTGGACTATCTGTACGACAACTACATCGGCGTCGTCGTGGGGAGGATGGCGTCCAGTGTCGACCGGCTCGTCGCCGCCGGACGCATGGCCCCCGTCCCGATGGACGTGCTCTTCTTCGCCATCGTCCCGACCGTCTCCGGCATGCTGGACGTCCCCCTCGCCCGCCGCCTCGGCCGCACCGAACACTCCTCGCCGGAGCGAACCGCGGCCAGGGCGGAGTCGCTGGCGGCACTCGTGCTCGACGGGTTGCTCGGGACGGGCCGGGAGGCCGGGGCCTGA
- a CDS encoding PaaX family transcriptional regulator, with product MEDYDILDTPDSDATDGPQPRPQSLMLAFFGNHVLEDGDRDLCVYSGSIIDVLGRVGVGEQAVRSTLTRMVNRGLLRRQREGRRMYFGLTPQATRVLGDGRTRIWKQGAVNDDWDGTWTLLGFSLPDSWKRQRHDLRSRLTWSGFGALYSGLWIAPGNVDITGVVAELGLTDHVKVFHARADVATDIELMIRDTWDLESVAARYVTFDKRWTAHLGAGCGDDPIGTRLRLVSEWLWTIRADPRLPARHLPAAWPARPAEDTFRHVAEQTATPARRMAGEHLDTVPLR from the coding sequence GTGGAGGACTACGACATCCTGGACACCCCGGACAGCGACGCCACGGACGGCCCGCAGCCGCGCCCGCAGTCGCTCATGCTCGCCTTCTTCGGCAACCACGTGCTGGAGGACGGCGACCGTGATCTGTGCGTGTACTCGGGCAGCATCATCGACGTACTGGGCCGGGTCGGCGTCGGTGAACAGGCCGTACGTTCCACGCTGACCCGCATGGTCAACCGCGGTCTGCTGCGGCGCCAGCGCGAGGGCCGCAGGATGTACTTCGGTCTCACCCCGCAGGCGACACGCGTCCTGGGGGACGGCCGCACCCGCATCTGGAAGCAGGGCGCGGTCAACGACGACTGGGACGGCACCTGGACCCTGCTCGGTTTCTCCCTCCCCGACTCCTGGAAACGCCAGCGCCACGACCTGCGCTCGCGGCTGACGTGGTCCGGGTTCGGGGCCCTGTACAGCGGGCTGTGGATCGCCCCGGGGAACGTCGACATCACCGGTGTCGTCGCGGAGCTCGGGCTCACCGACCACGTCAAGGTCTTCCACGCCCGGGCCGACGTGGCCACCGACATCGAGCTGATGATCCGCGACACCTGGGACCTGGAGAGCGTCGCGGCCCGCTACGTCACCTTCGACAAGCGCTGGACCGCCCACCTGGGAGCCGGTTGCGGTGACGACCCGATCGGGACCCGTCTGCGGCTCGTCAGCGAGTGGCTCTGGACCATCCGCGCCGACCCTCGCCTCCCCGCCCGCCACCTTCCCGCCGCCTGGCCGGCCCGCCCCGCCGAGGACACCTTCCGCCACGTCGCCGAACAGACCGCGACGCCCGCCCGGCGGATGGCCGGCGAGCACCTCGACACGGTGCCGCTGCGCTGA
- a CDS encoding SDR family NAD(P)-dependent oxidoreductase has protein sequence MTTIAVIGAGPGLGAAVARRFGREGFAVALVARDPERTKALAADLTDQGVTAQGFAADVRDPEALTAALDAAHTALGPVEVLQYSPLPHRDFMLPVLETGHTDLVGPIEFSVYGAVAAVRQVLPGMRDLGRGTVLFVNGGTAVVPHPDRAGTSIAFAAESAYGHLLHDTLAAEGIHVAQLVVPGAIVPGHPRKDPAVLADTLWDIHRDRHGFRHFADDLDAS, from the coding sequence ATGACCACCATCGCCGTCATCGGAGCCGGGCCAGGTCTCGGCGCGGCCGTCGCCCGCCGCTTCGGCCGTGAGGGGTTCGCCGTGGCGCTCGTCGCCCGCGACCCCGAGCGCACGAAGGCACTCGCCGCCGATCTGACCGACCAGGGTGTCACGGCCCAGGGGTTCGCCGCCGATGTGCGCGACCCGGAGGCCCTGACCGCCGCACTCGACGCGGCGCACACGGCGCTGGGGCCGGTCGAGGTCCTGCAGTACAGCCCGCTGCCGCACCGGGACTTCATGCTGCCGGTGCTGGAGACCGGCCACACCGACCTCGTCGGCCCGATCGAGTTCTCCGTCTACGGCGCGGTCGCCGCCGTACGGCAGGTGCTGCCCGGCATGCGCGACCTCGGGCGCGGCACCGTCCTCTTCGTCAACGGCGGGACGGCCGTGGTCCCGCACCCCGACCGGGCCGGCACGTCCATCGCGTTCGCCGCGGAGAGCGCGTACGGCCACCTGCTCCACGACACCCTCGCGGCCGAGGGCATCCATGTCGCCCAACTGGTCGTCCCGGGCGCGATCGTCCCCGGACACCCCAGGAAGGACCCGGCCGTCCTCGCCGACACCCTGTGGGACATCCACCGGGACCGCCACGGCTTCCGGCACTTCGCCGACGACCTCGACGCCTCGTAG
- a CDS encoding VOC family protein, protein MITTDLTPGSPCWLDLGVPDVPAAAAFYRAVLGWEYEPMGDGDGGEDAQGEGGAFRKDGKIVGGLGELTEKGARPAWMIYYTVMDADATTQAVERAGGTVRVAPRDLGDWGRMAQYSDPLGGQFAVWQPGRNEGFELADEPGSLSWTELFTTDTAAAKEFYGTVFGWQFGDMSLPGDAGTYSLVTPAGLPEERMQGGLMELRADDLTLTDGRPYWHPVFAVTDCDAGVAAVTGHGGSVQMGPENVEGVGRLAVCLDPSNADFVLLAPAES, encoded by the coding sequence GTGATCACCACCGACCTCACTCCCGGCTCCCCCTGTTGGCTCGACCTCGGCGTCCCCGACGTGCCGGCCGCGGCGGCCTTCTACCGCGCGGTGCTCGGCTGGGAGTACGAGCCCATGGGCGACGGTGACGGCGGGGAGGATGCGCAGGGCGAAGGCGGAGCCTTCCGGAAGGACGGCAAGATCGTCGGCGGGCTCGGCGAACTCACCGAGAAGGGTGCGCGTCCGGCCTGGATGATCTACTACACCGTCATGGACGCGGACGCCACGACCCAGGCCGTGGAGCGCGCCGGCGGCACGGTGCGGGTGGCGCCGAGGGATCTTGGCGACTGGGGCCGGATGGCACAGTACAGCGACCCGCTGGGCGGCCAGTTCGCCGTCTGGCAGCCGGGCCGGAACGAGGGGTTCGAGCTGGCTGACGAGCCGGGCTCACTGTCCTGGACCGAGCTGTTCACCACCGACACCGCGGCCGCCAAGGAGTTCTACGGCACCGTCTTCGGCTGGCAGTTCGGAGACATGTCCCTGCCGGGCGACGCGGGTACGTACAGCCTCGTCACCCCCGCAGGGCTCCCCGAGGAGCGGATGCAGGGCGGCCTGATGGAACTCCGCGCGGACGACCTCACCCTGACGGACGGACGGCCCTACTGGCACCCCGTCTTCGCCGTCACCGACTGCGATGCGGGGGTGGCCGCCGTCACGGGGCACGGCGGCAGCGTCCAGATGGGACCCGAGAACGTGGAGGGTGTCGGCAGGCTGGCCGTCTGTCTCGACCCGTCGAACGCGGATTTCGTGCTCCTCGCGCCGGCCGAGAGCTGA